From the Tursiops truncatus isolate mTurTru1 chromosome 6, mTurTru1.mat.Y, whole genome shotgun sequence genome, the window TGACCCCTCCCGGCCCGtaggcggggtggggcggggggcgacTGGCTGGCACTGCAGTGGGCCTCGTGGACTTTCGGGTCCTGGCACTACCCCCACCGCCTCGCCGCCGGCGCCCCTTCCCCGAACGGGTCCCTTCGGCCCCCGGGGGGCGCAGTGCCACCCCGCAGGCCGGTCTGATCGGGCGCACGCCCCTTCCCGGGCCGGGGTCCCCCGACTCCCGGAGGGCGCAATGCTCCAGCCCCGCCGCGTCCGGGGCCTCTGTGCTCCCCTCGCCAGCCCCAAGCGGCCCCCGATACCCGCGCGTCCGGCGCGCTCGCCGCTGCCGGGAACTTTGGCGCGCACACCCCCACCCGGGCGCCGCCGACTCACCTGCCCCTCGGGCCGCTCCGCGTGCCCGGGCTGCCGCCCTCCGGACGCCCTGAACCCGCCGCGGGCACGTCCTCGGGGCGCCCCCCCACTTCCCCAAGCAGTGTCCTTTAGCTCTACTGGGGTCTGGCGCCGGAGTGGGCGCCCCCGGCCCCCACGTCCTCCTAGCTCGGGGCTGCTAGGGGGTGGCCGGGGGCGGAGGGGTGAGGCTCGGGGCTCTCTCGCCCCCACCCCGCGCGCCTGCTTTATTTTATGATCATTGTGAGCGTGCTGTAGCCGCTCAGCCCCGCCGCCGCGCCGCAGCCGCCTGGCGCGCCCCGCGTTGCCTCGCTCTGCTGCAGCATCGGAAAGGCAACCAGGTCAAACTTTGCAGAAACTCAGCCCCTGCGCCGGCCTGGCCCCGTGTCCGCCCGTAGCCGCCGGCCGGAGCGCAGCGCACGCAAAGAGCGCCGCCCGCTCGCCGGCCCCGCGGGGATGCAGGTCcgcaggcggcggcggcggcggcggcggcggcggcggcggcggcggcggcggcggcggcggcggcggcggcggcggcggcggcggcggcgggcgggcgcCGCCTCCTCCTCGCCGCCCGCCCTGCTCTCCACCCTCGCTCCCCGAACACAGCCCGCCTCCCCCTGGtaatcctctctccctcttccccccctccctctctctctctctctgtctctctgtctctctctctgtctctgtctctctgtctctctctctgtctctgtctgtctctctctctttttgcagCTGCGGGGGGGGGAGCTGAGCCTCTCCTCGCAGAAACGACATTTCCTTTTCGGCTAGCCGCGGGAATTCTGGGTAGTGTAGTTCGGCTTCTGTCTCGAGTCCAGGTGGGCTGCTCCTCGTGCCCTTTGAACTCAGCTGGCTTTCCAGGGCTCAGGGTAGGCGGGAAAGGGTTGCTGTTGCCCTGGCATTCCTGGCCTGGCTGGGTGGAAACAGTGCAGGGCTCTGGAGGTTCCAAGGCTGGgaagtttgggggtggggagagaagttCTAGGAAAAAGGTCCCCGTGTTTCTTGCTCTGTGCTGGGCTTCTGGGCGCCCTGACAGGTGGTCAGGCCAGTCGGGCCCCAACTGTGATAAGCACTGTACAAGCTTGATCACTTCATCCACCATCAACCACCCCTGGGTAGGAAGCCTGTGGTGTGTATCTCACAGAGCAGGACTCCAGAGCTGGGAGATTCCCAAGACCTGCCCAAGGCCTCCCCCAGACGGGTATCCCAGCTGAGACCCGGGAGATCTGTGTACAGAGGTTCAAAGGGGTTTGACCCtggatgggggaggagaggggggatcGCTGTTCACCTCTCTAAGCATCTTCAAGCCAGTAGCCCCACCCGCACCTGGTAACTACCCACCGCCACTCGCAAGCCAGAGCATCTTGAGTGCCAGTGAGGGCAGAGATCGGAGGAGCAGAAGGTTATGGCCACTTTGAGGTGTTTTCTCTGAGGGGCGATCAGCCAGCCAAATGACCCATCTGTACCAGCACCAGTTCAGGCCACAGGCAGGAAGTGGCCTGTTGAGGTGGCCACTGCCCCTTGGCCAGCTGCACCCCTGCCCTCGCCCTCAGCCTAATGAGGGGTCATCCCTTTCCAGGTCAGCTAGTAAGTAGTTTTTTCCTAGCCCTGCTGACTGAGACCAAGGTGGGGTGGCCTCATGGTCTGCTTACAGCCAGAAGATGGGAAGAGCACGGGTCTCCGAAGGACCCCGTGTAAATTTCCATTTCCAGGAAGAAGCCTTCCCTGGCCTCTAACCCACAGCGTCCTCTCCCTGCTGTGAACTCACGGCCTCCACAAAGCATTCTGCCCCTCTTTGACGCACTTCAGCCTTCACATAATTATTATGCTAATAACCTTGGGGGTGTCCATCTCATCTGCCCACACCATCACCCCCGGTTCCTGGAACAGAGAAGACCCCCCTGGCTGGGGTgccccctgagggcagggacactGTCCTGGCCACAAGGACATGAGCGCCCCGTGCACATGTGCTGAGCTGCACTTGCTCATCTGACGTGACAAGAGCAGAGGCCGGAGCCCTACCTGCTCACTAAGCGGCCAGACGGGAGGTGATTTCCTGGAGTCCTTGATGCCTGTTGGAAGTGAGGTGACGCCCTGCAGCCCTGGGCTTGGTTGGCCTGGGTTTGTGACGATGATAAAGCGCTCACTGTGTGGTCTGCACTGCTGAGTGAGTATTGTCTCCGCTATCCTCCTTGACCCCAGGAGGAGGGCTGGACAGAGAGACCCAGGGGTCACGTGACAGTGGCTTTCCGGAGTCTTGGACGCACACTCAGATCTGGCCAAGTTCAAAGCCCACTTATTTCCTCCTCCAGGCACGCCGCCCTTGCCTGGGGGCCAGCCCCTCCGAGCCCGGATGGAAGTGACGTTAGAAAGCCCTGTGTCCGGTAAGTCCCACCAGAAGACTGCTTGGGTGCCCACGGGGTGAGCAAAATAGAAAACCCCTGTCCCTCGGCCCCAGAGCTGTCTCCTCTGCTACGTCACCTCCTATGCAGTACTTCATCCTGGGCTGGTTCGAGGGCCAGTTCTGCAGAGGGAGGGCCCAGGCGGCGTCTTTTTGCCAGGCTCTGAGCTGAGGATGGGACCCCCCGGGGCCAGCTCTGACGGACGGAGGGTCTGAAAGGTCTTGGCCCACGCCAGCATCCCCTGTCCTGGCTCCCCACTGGCCCTCCAAGGTTCCAGCTGCTCCCCCAGCTCTCAGCCCCTCCAGCCCTCCTGCAGCCCTGCTTCCTGCTCAGCGTTTTCTGGAGTCTGTGGGTGTTGGGCACAGACCCACGGCTGTCTCAGCATATGTGAAGGCCCGTGATACAGCCACACGAGAGGGAAGCGCTGGCGTCTGCAGAAGCAAGGAAGGGGACATCTGTTTGTGACGTGCCCAACACCACGGGGACACCCGCACGGCGCCCCaaacctctccccctccctcagacctcagtctccccagcctcctctgccTTGATGTCGCCAGTGAATGGGAAGGAGCAGGGCTCTGGAGGCTCAGCCGCCACCCTCCTCGGGGATGGTGAACCCCCCGGTGTGGCAACTTGGGGGTGCCAAGTGCTGTCGGTGGGAAGACAAGGTCCCTCAGTTCCCAGCATGTTGGCCCGGAAAGGCCGTGAAAACCCGAAGTCACACAGCAAACCAGAGGAAGAAACAACCTGACCTCACCCAGCTGGGTTTTAACACGCAGCCCCAGTGAGTCCAGAGTCCTCCCAGGTCAGCAGAAAGAGCCGGATGCAGGGTCTCCTCACTGAGCATCGCTGCGGCCAGGGCGTTTGCATGCATCACCTTCGTGGCTCTCCACGAGGACCCCGTGAGCCAGTCCCGTTACCATCCCATTCCACAGGTGAGGTTACTGAGGCCTGGTGAAGAGGGAGGTGTGGATGGAACCCGCCCCCTGGCTCTGAGACCTGGAGGCCGGAGGATTTGATATAGCAGGCGCTCTCACCAGCGTTCCCTGCAGTTGTAGGGACCAAGATCTCAGGGCCACAGCTGATCCTCCAAGAGCTCTCAGCCTCCAAGGGTGCAGTCATCAGGAGACCGGAAAGGCACTTCTCAGGTGGGAAAATCCCTTTGTTCTGCAGATGGAAATGCTATGTGCTGGGATTCTGTTGCCCTGGGAGACAGGGTTATCTCCTTAACTGTTTAGGACCAGGCCGGAAGCCAATGGTGAGGCTTGAAATGTCCGCCTGGGAGACGCGGGGGCAGGGTTGGAGGGCCAGGTAGGTGGCTGGAGGGGATGGTGCATCAAGGGgcaaggaggggcttccctggtggcgcagaggttgagagtccgtctgccgatgcaggggacacgggttcatgccccggtccgggaagatcccacatgccgcggagcagctgggcccgtgagccatggccgctgagcctgcgcgtccggagcctgtgctccgccacgggagaggccacaacagtgagaggccctcgtaccgcaaaaaaaaaaaaaaaaaaaaaaagaggcaaggagGCTGCAGGGCCCACCTGGCACCACTGAGGCACCTCACCTCTGCAGAGAGTGGGCTCAGCCTGGCCAAGCTAGCGCATCCAGGGTCTCCGAGAGGGCTGGTCCCACAGCCTCCCTACAGGTGGGGAACACGGGCTGGCAGGGTCATACAGGGAGGGCTCCAGAACTAGATTCCAGGGCTCCTGGCCCCCAGGTCCCTGATAAGCTCACTCTCCACAGAGGAGCAGAGGTGTGGTATGGGGCCCTGCGCAAAACCAGTGCCTGGGGTGGCCACATCCTTGTAGGTCGTGTTAGGTTTGGGACTGACCAGCTGGCCTCCCCACCACCTCACGCCCGTGCATTCCTTCCCCAGTATTGACTGGGCACCTGGGCTGGCCGCTCAGAGACACGAGGGAACACAGCCAGGGCCTGGACACACAGGAGGCATGGTCTTCTCAGCACTCACATCCCTGTGGGCCAGAGAGATGCCAAGGGATAACTCCGAGAATGATGAACGGAGATGTTAATTAACACGAATAATAAATGGGTACAACTTCATGCTCAAAACGATTGCTATAAATCAGGACGTAGATGGGTAAGTtgttttgatgtgtgtgtgtccagtactgagcttggggaggggagggtgaagGACATGTGTTCCAGGGGTGTGAGGGGTGTGACGGTGTGTGAGGCAGTTAGAGTGTGTTGGTGAACGTGTGTGTAGATGAGTGTGTGatgatgtgagtgtgtgtgacaGTGTGAGtttgtgcgtgtctgtgtgtgaggGTACATGCGGCAGTTGTGTGTGACTgcttgggggtggtggtgtctATGTGTCTGGGAAGGTGTATGTACGTGTGTccatgtgggtgtgtgtatgagGTGTGTAATGGTGTGAGTGACCACAAGTGGTGTGGGTGTAGATGAGGGAGTGTGTGTATATTGTGTATGGCAGTGTGTGCCTTGTGTGAGGGTgtatgtgagagtgtgtgtgagtACAGAAGGACACGTTTGTGTTCTGGTTGTGCGAGTGCATGTCTGTGTGAGTGTGCCCGATGGTGCGTGTTCacgtgtgtctgtgagggtggaTGCGAGCGCGTGTGTCTGTGGGTGAGTGTGTGTCCGTGCAGatgtatggatgtgtgtgtgaTTGTGAGTGGAGGTGAGCACGTTTGTGGGTGTGAGTGGGTGGGATGTAGGagcgtgtgtgagtgtgcatgtctGTGCACGCGGGTGTGTTGGATGTTATTTTGGGGCTGGAGGGGATCGTTAATGTGCCTGGGGGATGGAGATCCAGGGCCAAATCGGGGTCAGGACGGGCGGGGGAGGGGTTGCTTCTCCCAGCCTGGCTCACAAGGGCGGTCCCTCTGGCCCCGCTTCCCCGTCGGAGCCACAGTTCTGAGCGAGAAACGCCTGCTCCTCCCGGGACGGCCTCTTGAACGCACCACCGTCCCCCCAGGCGAGGAGCGGAGGCTCAGCGGCGCCCCGGGTccggcggcggcgggggcagTGAGAGCAGGTGCCCGCCCTCCCGCCGCCCACCCCGGTCACCTGGCGCCGCCCCTCCGCGCCCCCGCGCCGCCCGCAGCATCCTCGGGCCCCCCATCACTGTCCCGCGCGCCGCAGATGCGGGAGGACGCGGGCGCCGCGCTCCGGCGGGGCCCCCCGCGCGCCCCGCCGCCCGGGCAGAACGGGGACGGAGGCGGCGTCAGCAGGCTGGGTGCGGCCCGGGATCGGGTGCGGCGCTGGGAGTTCTCCAAGGTGCTAAAATAAACCCGGAGAAGGATCAGGTTTCCCGACCGAAATAACCCAGGAGCGGCCTTAGAAATGCGAACTGACAAAGCGATCCGGGGCGGGAGCCGGCGGGGCGGGGAGGCGGTGACGAAAAATGCTTTTCTCTGGGCTGCTTCGCCGTCCTGGCAGGGACCCCCCGCCGctgcccctccctgctctcccctccaGCTGTGCGTCTCCCCAGAGTGGAGCTTCacaccccttcccctcctgttTTGGGGTCATTACCCTAAATAACCCGACTCCTCTTGGCCATCGTCTTTGATGGCAAGGTTTGTAGTAGATCAGAGTCCAGCCTTCAGAATCAGACAGccattcattcaatacatatttattgaatgcctgctaGGTGCCACGCACTCCTTGGGCACCTTGCCCCACAAAGGAACAGATAGACAACAGACCCTGCCTCGTGGGCTGACACTCTGCTAGGAGGACACAGACCCTGGGCACACACAGAATAAATAAGTGTATGGCATGTGAGAAAAGAAACTGgccaaggaaaaaggaaaagagagggagaggggaaggggggttGGGGTGATGTCTGAATCCCGGGGTACCTCGCTGGCTGACTCCGTGGTCCAGAGAGAATCCGTTAACCTCTGAGCTTTGGTGTTCTCATGTGCACCATGGGGACTAAGAGCCTGTTTATGAAGTTGCAGGGACTGTTGACACACACGTATCTCTGAGTCTGGCACGGAGCAGAGTTAAGTACAAGTTAATGATGAATACACTCAGTAGTAGTCGTCAGCCTATCTTAAACATttaaagaccacaaataacaagtgaCTACAGTGTCCAAGTGGCTCTAGGTCCCAGGATGCTGCCAGAAAACCTCTCCTGCTTTCAGGTGACAGGCGGTGTATCCAAATGCTTGGGGCAAGGGCTTTGGACTGAGGCCTGAGTCACTTCACTGCATACCACACCCCTCTCTCAACAATGGACAGTGCTACAATAGGGAGGTGATGTGGACCTAGGGCCAGGTGGGGCAGTGATTCTGGGCAGGCCAGGTGGTCTGCACGCGTGGGGCCACCTCAGAGCCATCTTTGTACTTCCCACTGGTCCTTGCGTGGGGAGagggcctgacacacagcagacCTCAAAAAGTATTCCAGGGACCTCcagtggtccggtggttaagactcagtgcagggggcgtgggttcgatccctggtcggggaaataagaccccacgtgctgcatggccaataaataaataaaaataatgtttttaaaaaagtgttccAGGAGTGAGCGAGCGAATGAGTGAGTGAAAGATGAGGTCAAGCAGACAGGGAACGGAGAAGCTGTGGGATACCTGGCCAGGAAGACAGCCCACAGGCTCAGAGTTACAGGGACCAGCCAGCCCACATCCTAACTCTGGCCTTGTCTGACCAGCTCTGGGGCCTCACAGGTGATGTCACCACTCTAACCTTCTCTTCTTCAACTCTAACAAACCCAGGAAAAGTGTGGTTAGACTTGCCATGTTGGCTGGAAGTGTCTCCGACCCTGTGCTGCTCTTCCAGGTCTGGGCGCTGCAGTAGGTGGCTCAGGATGACCCACTGGACTTCATGGGGTTGCGTCTGAACACACTTTTATTTGGTACTTGCCACTTTAACCACTTATTTATCTCCTGCTTTAGTGCACAGGGGTGTATATAGAAGGATAGCTAGGCCATAATAGTTTCAAATAGTCACAAAATGCAAACAACCTACATGTCTAATAATAGGGAATGGCTTACATAAAGGATGGCCCATCCACATGACAAAATGCCAAGGAGCCATCAAAAAATGATGGGTTGTCATGGAGACATTGccaggtttatatatatattttttgtttatttatttttggctgcattgggtctctttttttccttttcataaatttatttattttatttatttagttttggctgcgttgcgtcttcgttgctgcacgcaggctttctctagtggcggcgagcgggggctactcttcgttgtggtgcgtgggcttctcattgtggtggcttctcttgtgacagagcacgggctctaggcacgtgggcttcagtagttgtggctcacgggctcaggagtcgtggctcacgggctctagagcgcaggctcagtagttgtggcgcacgggcttagttgctccccagcatgtggggtcttccaggaccagggatcgaacccatgtcccctgcattggcaggcagattcttaaccactgtgccaccagggaagtcccagcaggtttatattgttaagtgaaaagcggagtttattttttaaagaatatataatacaatcatattttaaaagcatatatctttatatatataatatatataggtaTAGTTTGTTTAATAGATATTCTTTCTGATTATTAAAGTAATACTTGGTTGTCATAAAACATTTCAATCATTGGAAATGAGACAAGTGAGAATCCCTTTATAACCTGACCACCCTCATGTTAACAGTGGTGGTCTCCAGGCAGTAGGATTATATCTAGATCATctgtatttattgaatttattgcAGTAAGACCATAACATTTtgacagtaagaaaaaaataaggctaTCAGTAAAAGTATATTGTTTTATAAACTGGCTAGCTATTTCACGGATGTTTATCCTATCTCCCCAACTAAACTGAAGGAAGAGATCAATGAAAGCATcaattcaatgaatgaatgaattctaagACTCTTGAGAAGTGGGACTGTGTGGGCTATGGTAGGTGCTCATAAAGGGATGGTGCCTGCTTCTCAGCTGTCTGAGAGTGTGAACAAGGTCACCCTAACTTACAGATGGAGGAGAAGGTCTCAGTCTGAGTGAGTGGCTCTCACCAGCCCCCTGAGGGGGAAACAGAGGCCAGGAGTGCTAGCAGGACTTGCCTGCAGTCACTAAGGTAGAGGTTGCTGAGGGGTTTGAACCCAGGGTTGTCCCAGCCCAGAGCCCACTTTTCACCACTCCTAGGCCAAAGTCCAGTCAGACTCCATGGCCCTCCCCAGCATGGAGCCCATTGTAGCCCTCAGAACCTGCCAGCAGCTCTTTCCAGGCCAAAGTGCTGACACAGGCCTCTGGGTATTAATAGCCTCTTTCTGGGCTgggctcctcctcccctcctgagGTCAGCCCAGGTCATGGGCCCCACCCAGGGACAGTGGGGTGAGTGCCCTGGTGGACAGCTAAGTGGGCACATCCAGGTCCCTGTGGTCTGAGGCATCTGAGTCTGGAGGCCCTTGTATCCCACCCCAGGGACTTCTTGGGAGTTGGGCCTCACCTCTTTTGGGTctcacccctctgagcctcagcttccttgtctgtaaagtggggatgatgTCTTGACTTCACAGGAAGGTTGGTTATATGGTGTCAATaaactaaagcaaatagagaGCACAGTACGCTGCCCACTACCCATGCATTCTGTGCACATCTTCATGTGCATCTGTCCAGGGTCCGGGATGAGACGGCACAGGTCATTTTGGCCACACCCAAGAGGGAGGGATGTGACACAGCCTGGGACGTCCTTCTCTGTGGTGCGTGTTCTGAGGGGAACACTCTGCAAGAGAGGTGGCGGGGAGTCCACGAGGAGCCCCAGACTGAGGGTTCTTGGTGTCTGGCTTCCCAGCCAGGTACGGAGTGGGGGCCAGACCTTGGGGGTGAGTCCTTCTGAAGGGGGCGCTCAGAGGGAGAGAGGACTTTGCCTTGTTTGTTAAACAGGaccaattcctgacccacaggctTGAAGGCTCACTGTGAGGCAGGGACCCTTCTCAGCAGTTTACAAACATCATCTCATTGACTTCACAACAGCTCTTGGAAAGTGGGCACTAGTGTCCCCATGTTACAAGAGGAGAAAACTaggcccagagaggccaagtgACTTGCTTGAGTTCCCACAGCTAGTTGGTGGCAGAGCCCCAGGTTATTCCTCATCTGTCTGACTCTGGAGACCCCAGGCTGGTGCCCCGTGACCACAGAGCACTCACTTCCACCCCAGGCAGCTTCCTGTCCTTGGGAGGCTCTGGCCCTGGTCCCTGGGAGGCTGTGGGGGTGGGCCTGGGGCTTCACGGGGGTCTCCATGCTTGGAAGGACTCCCGCCTTCATCCCCACTGGGCAGACAGGCCTTGGGTGCCGCGAATCATGAGACCAGGGCGTTCACCCCTGACTCTGCTGCTTGCCCTAAACCAGTGGCTTCCCCTTGAGGCCGGGCCCAGTCAGCCCTAAAAGGGCTGTGGAGACTTTGGGTTCCTGCAGTCAGGGAGGCCAGACTCAAACCCCAAATCCTCGGCTGGGCCCTCGTGGTCTGCCCCTCTCTGGGTCTGCAGCCTCTCTTGCCCCCTCGGTCCATGTACTGCCACACGGGCCCCCAGACCTCGCAGGAGGGCAGGAGGTAGGCTCTCCCTCGCCCAGGGCCTCTCACCTGCCTTTCCTTCCGGGGGAAAGCCCTCCACAACTCCCAGGCCAGGCCCGGAGCCCTGTTCTATGATCCTGCAACACATCTGCACGCTTGCAATTATTCACACGTGTCATTCGTTTAATCCCCTCTGAACTGTGAGCTTCCTGGGGACGGGGACGCATGCGATGTGTTCCACTCGCTGCAGTGTTCCAGGCACCTAGCACAGGTCCAGGAGCTCGGGAACTAGTTACGGGGTTGCCTGAAGCTGCTTTAAGTGATCCTGTCCTTCGCAAAGCTTCCGGGCAGTGGAGGCCACCTCCGAGGGGCAGATCCATTACCAACCAATTAATTACTCCTCCCTCTAACGGAAATCGAATCTTACAGATTGCCATTTGATTGAACGGTCATGCACTGAAGCCCGATTCAAGACTGATTGAAAATAGAAAAGCCCAGCCTGCCAGCTTAATGAAATGCTGTcacagaggggaggggctgggcccagccCCAGTGGACCCAGGGTGATGCTTTCAGTGACGTCATTCACTCCATCTGGTGTCCGGAGAGGCCTTTGGCCTGGACTCCACTGTCTAGTCCACGGGACCAGGTCCAAGCTGTCCAGGCCAGTGGGTCAGGCGGGCCTGGCTCACAGGGGTCTGGCCTGCTCAGAGGGAAGCTGGTCAAAGCAGGACTGAGTCGGGGGCCCCCATCTAGGCCTCTGGCCTGGGGCACAGCCGAGGCCAGAGCAGCAGgaggactacatttcccagagtcCCCCAAACCCCGGGAGCGAGCCATTGGAAGATTTAAATAGCCCAGGCCCGAGGCAGCCAGGCTGCAGCTGTGGACGTGTCCACCTCCTGGGTGGCTCCATTGGCGCTGGCCCGCACTGGGGGGCTCGATTGGCTGCCCAGCTGGCACTGACATTCCCTGGGAGCCTGGTGGCAGCCGGAGGTAAGCAGCCATGTGCAGTCCCGCACTCTATATTTAACAGCTGCCGCAGAGCAGGAGGGGAGGCCGGGAGCAACGGAGGCTCCAGGCTTCCGTCTTTGGAGAGAAGGGCCTCACAGCCAGGCTGGCACCGGCCCTCGCTGGGTGACTGTCACCATGCCTGCCTCCCAGAGCCGGGCCCGGGCCCGGGACCGCAACAACGTCCTCAACCGGGCCGAGTTCCTGTCCCTGAACCAGCCCCCGAAGGGGGCGCCGGAGCCCCGCAGCTCGGGCAGGAAGGCCTCGGGCCCCTCGGCACAGCCCTCGTGCCCTGGCGATGGGGCCCGCGAGCGGCGCCAGTCTCAGCAGCTGCCCGAGGAGGACTGCATGCAGCTGAACCCCTCCTTCAAGGGCATCGCCTTCAACTCCCTGCTGGCCATTGACATCTGCATGTCCAAGCGCCTGGGGGTGTGCGCCGGCCGGGCTGCGTCCTGGGCCAGCGCCCGCTCCATGGTCAAGCTCATTGGCATCACAGGCCACGGCATCCCCTGGATCGGGGGTACCATCCTCTGCCTGGTGAAAAGCAGCACGCTGGCCGGCCAGGAGGTGCTCATGAACCTACTTCTGGGTGAGTGTGCCCGCCGTCCACCACCCACCCCGCCAGGCCCGGGGAGGGAGCCCACCCCAGCAGGACCAGCGGGGCCCTCAGAAACCGACTGGAACAATTTAATGAGGTTAGGCAGGGCGGGTGCCCCAGAAACAGGCAAGCCTCCGGCTTGGGGAAGAGAGAGCTGAGGATGCCCAGATGACAGCCCCCTGCAAAGTGAGGGCCTTGAGAATGCGGGGCCCCAGCGGGAACTTCTGAGGAAGGGCCCTGCTCTGGGGAGGGAGTAGCTTGAACCGCCGCCCCAGAAGCAGCTTGAACAGGGGTGCTGGAGGCCGTGACCTCTAGGGAAGTGGCCAGGAGTCTGGCGGGTGCTCTGCAGTGAGGTGTCTAACCCTGTAACACCCCATCCCATAGGCTGGGGTCCTTGAGTTCCTAGGCTGCTTGCAGGCAGCACTTGTGAGCTGCTCCCATCAACCCGCTGCTTGGCTCAGGGACCCTGCAAGCCACCCGGGATCCTCCCACAGGGCCTGGGGGTGCAGGGGTCCAGTCTGGGGCTCCCACCCACTCATGGCCTCCTGGAGTCCTTACGTGCCGCTTCCCTGGGTGAGTcgctggaggagaggagggccTGGTgagctttggtttgtttttgcaaaGTCTTTGTCACCAGCGTCTTTCAGTTGAGCTCTGCCCTGTGCCAGGTGCCACGTGGGCGCCATGTGGAAAGCAGGCCTTCCCCTCTCTCCAGGAGGTGATGCCCAGCCCCCACGCGGCCCACCCTGCAGCCACCTCCAGATCCCCCAGGTGCTCGGGGACCCAATGCTGCCACCCTCCACGGTGGGCCATGTTGATCTCCTGGCCCTTCCCAGCACAGCCACGATCTGGGGCACAagtcgggggcggggggaatgGCTCAGGCTAAGCAGACACTGACAAGGGGTCCCACTTCCAAAGGGGTGTGTGTTGGGCCACTGAGAACTGCCATCCCAGGGGAAGTTGCAATACAGTGTGGCTCCCCACTCAGGTCTCAGAGCATCTGGGGTGGACACTCTGTGGGTGGGATGTAGGGAGGGGAGAACAGCAGTTGCTCGTGCAGGAGATGGCTGGGTCTGGTACCATCAACGTTTTCTTGTTCTTATTCCTAAATGATTTACATTACTTGTTCCTATGCCAAACAGTCCCATGGGACTGGTGCTATTAccatgcccactttacagattaggaaactgaggctcctgtAAATAAAGCAACCTGACCAGAGCTTCAGAGCGGGAGATTTGCACCAGGTCTGAAGATCTGCACCTGACATCCAGGCCTGTGCTCTTTTCAGGCAACGTGCCCTGGGCTTGGGACAGAGGGACAGAGCAAGGTGGCCCGGGGGCTGGGCCGGGT encodes:
- the PLPP7 gene encoding inactive phospholipid phosphatase 7, which produces MAAAEQEGRPGATEAPGFRLWREGPHSQAGTGPRWVTVTMPASQSRARARDRNNVLNRAEFLSLNQPPKGAPEPRSSGRKASGPSAQPSCPGDGARERRQSQQLPEEDCMQLNPSFKGIAFNSLLAIDICMSKRLGVCAGRAASWASARSMVKLIGITGHGIPWIGGTILCLVKSSTLAGQEVLMNLLLALLLDIMTVAGVQKLIKRRGPFETSPGLLDYLTMDIYAFPAGHASRAAMVSKFFLSHLVLAVPLRVLLVLWALCVGLSRVMIGRHHITDVLSGFVIGYFQFRLVELVWMSSNTCQMLISA